Genomic DNA from Deltaproteobacteria bacterium:
ACGACGCTGGGCTCGTCTCGTGGCTATTGGGGATCAGGACGCCGGAACAGATGGTGATTCATCCGTTGCGGGGCAATATTTTCGAGACGTTTATCATCTCAGAACTGATCAAATCGCAACTCACCCGAGGAGAGCAACCTGCATTCTCTTTCTGGCGGGACAGCAACGGCAATGAGGTGGATCTTATTGTCGAGCAAGGAAACATGCTGATGCCGATCGAGATCAAGTCAGGCAAGACCCTGACGCGGGATTCATTTGCCGGATTGGAGAAATGGTGCGCTCTTGCCGGTAATTCAGCGATGAGGCCCTCATTGATCTACGGAGGGAATGAAACCTATCTGCAAAAAGGGGTGAAGGTTGTGGGATGGCGGGAAAGCGGCGAACTTCTTTACCAAACGTAGGGCAATGGCGGCATGTGGATGGGTGAAGCAAGACGAACGGATACAAACTGGCCTGTGGTAACACCTTTCAACCCGCACTGTTCAGGAGCGATCGAAGAAAAAATGAAATGCACCGGTTATCGGCGCCACCTACAACTGTTTGGCAGTGGGCATTCATCAAAGCTGAGGATTACGGATTGAACTTGATGGAGATACCAACCACCGCTTTATTGTCTTATTCCAGAGAGTGTCTGAAGAATATAGATGGCATCACCCAATCCTAGTTTCCCGTCACTATTAACATCTCCGGGTAATCCACGAGTAACTGAGAACCCAATTAACTGTTGGGTTGTAGTGGCGCTTCCCCAGTTGGCACTATATTTGCCATAAATGACACGCCCGATATTTGGAGCATACCATTCTCTGTACCAACCCACTGCCGTTTTATTAGAATTTTCTGTCATTTCATTGAGCACCTTAATTCTTACACAGTTTGTAAAGCTGCCGGCCGGGACCGTAACAGTCTCGCTTACTGACTCAATGTAGGATGTTACTGTATAACGAATACCGCTGTATGGCTCAAATTCTCCGATGAATGTATCTCCAACATTTGGGTTTGACTTAAACGTAACCCATGGTGGATTTATTATTACAGCCGGATCGGCTCCTTCGTTGTCCCAATATTTATAGACTTTTACCCCAGAATTATCCGTAGCAATCCATCTTTTTTCATTATAATTGTCATTAGGTGCTTCTTGTCGGTTCCATATGTATGTATGAATACCATTTATGGCTTCCTCTCCAATAACAGTATCAACTCTGTTACCATTCGCTCCAAAGGAAGGGTAATATATCCATGTATTACCTACTGAGAGAGGAAAATAATCAGCTGAATTAACCACTGAAACACTCATAAACAATGAAATAATTAATAATGTAGTCACGATAATTAGTTTTGATTTCTTCATTTTAATACCTCTTATGTATGGTAAACATTTGTCTCCGGTAACAATGAAAAAATTTGATAAGACATTGCTTTCTGACAAGGTAAATATAGGAAAATTCCATTTGTATGTCAATTATTTTTTATCCACAAGATGTTGTGCCGGTGTGTAATGGTTAAGAACAGTGATATTGTAAAAGGGGACCGGGCGCCGTCGATTGTCGCATGCGATGCAGATATTTGTGATTTGCCGGAACTCAAAAGGCATAGTTGAGCCTTTTTCGGACCCACCCGTCTCCTGCGCCTCTTGTTTGTGATTCGTTATGCTGGGATATATGCGTCCCACGGATATTCGGGGTCTATATAGTAATGATCGTCATTGATGGGAATTTGAGAGTGATCATCCATGACGGATTCAACGGATGGCGGGCCGTGCGCCTTGGGAGAGGGTTTTGACTTGACCAGCCAGATACCAAGATGTTTCAGGATGGCTTTGATGATTTCACCGTCTTCTATGCTGCTAATGATGCGCATGGTTCCCTGGCATTTCGGACAGATAAGGGGATCAACTTCGTATATTTTCTGAATTAACTTTGCCCATTTTCGCCGGTGCGCTTTTACATCCTCTTCCGATTCAATGATGTATGGTATGTCGTCATCCTCTGTGCTCTCCTGCCGTTTTCCCCGGGATACGTTGCTGTAGTATCCGTAATAACGCACCATTTGCTCCCCCTTGTTTGGTATATGGGAGCACATGGCGGCGAGCCATTCGAGAGCGTCGAAAACCTTGTTTGACTTGCTGTCCCCGAATCGGTGTCCGGGGCAGGCCTTAGACGTATAGACGACCTTCGCCTCTTGATCCAGGTACTGCATGCGCTCCTGAGAGAATGAGGCACGGATGATGTAGCGTGCCAGGTTTTCCATAGCCGTTGCATCATTCGGAGATATACGGTTGCCGCAAAAGACATGGAACCCGGAATGTTTCCATGCAGAGATCATGCGAATCATCTCCTCCGTGATCTTGCCTTTGTTCAAGAGCATCCTGAAGACCTTGTGCCGGAATATGGTCTCCAGCTTTTTCAGATCAAACGGCGGGGCGACCCGGAACATGCCTTTGCCGCCGTAAAAGCAGCCATCGGTGACGAGAATGTGGCAGTGGGGATTGAATCCGAGAAAATCACCGAAGGTCTGAATAGCGATGACGGCGCCGGGAACAGGTTTCTTCTCCGGGACGGCCTCCTGTAGAAAGACCGTCAGGGCATCCCAGGCGCATCGGCTGAGATCGGCAAGGAGTTTTCTATCGTATAGAAAATACCGGCGCAGGATCTTCGGAATGCTGAAGACGAAATGACGGTGGGGAACCTTTTTGAGCACTTCGCAACATAGCCACTCGCCAAATTCGACTACTCGCTTCTGATGACATGATGGGCAGAAATGCCTGCGCTTGCAGGAGAAGGCCAGAAGATATTCATGGCCGCAGTCTTTGCATTTCACACGGGAGAAGCCATTGTGCAGATCGCCGCAATCGAGATACCGGTAAATGACCTTCTGGAGATAGGAACGGAAAAATCCATATTGCCGTTCAAATCGTTCCTCATAAACCTGGAGAAAGGTTTCAAAATGATCCTCCACGCACCGGTAATAATCGGAAGATTGCGGGTTCCGTGGACGGTAGACAGCGGCGGGAGCGGCCACGATTTCTCTCCTTTGAGAAAATCAGACCGTTATATAATAGAACGAACGTTCTATTTGTCAAGGGAAAGTATAGAGACAATCCATGATTTACTGAGGCCGCAGCATCTGTCCGATCTGTAATCAAATCATTAAACGCTCACAATCTTCTCTTTGCGCTGCTTTTATCATGATGGGCTTTGAGGCATTTCCTGTCCTGCACAGGGCAACAACCTCCTCATCTTTTGGGGCGTCACTGTAAAGGGCACACAGAGATGCCGCATAAAGGAGTGTTGTATCGTCGCCTCCATAGGGAACAAGCGCGGTAGGACCGGGATATTGCGTCATATGGATTACAACGTCTTCCCCTTCGGATAATTTCTGGAGTGCCTCATTTTCAAAACTGTTACGTCCGACAACGACCTTGGAAAACTCATTGATTCGAAATTGCCTGCCGTATTTAAGAAGTTCTATATCCCGTATCCTGAAATCCTTGTTATACGTAAACAGATCACGGAGTCTTTTGGAAAACATGGGATCGGTGAGCAGGCATCCGCCGGCGGGGGCAGGGTAATCGTTAATACCATAGCGCCTCGCCATCTCAATCTGCTGTTTTCTTCCTTTACCACGGATTGCAAGGAGTTTTTGACGTTCCACTTTACCTTCGATTTCCGGCTTTGTTTCGGGCAGAAGCTGTGCACTCAAAGGTCTCAGAATATACTCCTGGTATCCTGAATTTTTAGCGACTACATGAAGAGACTGTTTCGTCTGGGACATGGAACGCTGGCCAAGTACTTCTCCTGTAAAAATAAAATCTGCCCCTGAATAATCCATGATCCGGCCGGCATTATTCAACATGAGCGTATGGCAATCTATGCACGGATTCATATTCTTTCCGTATCCATATTTGGGGGCTTTTAACATCTTAAGATGTTCTTCCGTAATGTCTACAGTGAGAAGGGGTATTTCAATTTTCTTCGCTGCAATCCTGGCCTTTTTGGCACTAAAAAAGGGGGTTTGAAACGTGACCCCCAAAACATCGATACCCTGTAACATAATGAGCTTTACTGCAAGGATGCTGTCCAGCCCTCCGGATAATAGGCCTATTCCTTTTACTTTCAATATTTAACTATGGTTACCTCCCATTTCTCATGAAGCAGTCCATAGATATCGCGATCTATATCAAAATCGATCAGATAAAAATGTCCTTTGTCACGAGTTATTTTGAAGGCTGGAAAGTTGATGATGCCTTTTGGGGTATTGGTCTTTTCAGGAATTGAAAATGAGAAACTATTGAATATGTAAGGAACATTCATAGCTTGCAGGACTTTTTCGATGACAGCTTTTTGAGTTTCTCCTTCATCGAACGATATGGTTTCTGTACCTCTGTTTTTCAAGCTGTCTATGAATTGCTGGGGGATCTTTTTTGAGAGGAACAATATTTGTCTGTCTTCCTTTTTTACAAGGACATCAGCCCTAATAGAAAGGTTAAAACCGTCCCTGGCAGTGTCAAAGATCCCGACTTCGGTATCTTTCATTGTTGAAAAACCTAGTTCAATGATAAGTGCATTGATCAGTTCCATTTTGGTGCGAGAGTTTATAACGGACACTTGGGGGATTGTATACTTTTCATCCGTTGCGCTCATTATACCGTATCCATCCATAATTTCTGTAATGATCATACCATTTTTTTCTGCATAAGAAGTCAGTGGTTTGGGCAGGAGTTGGGAGTTGTCGGCAACGAATGACAGTCCTTGTAAATAAGGAATGCTTCCGGACGCTTTTTTTATGATCATCCAGTCAACCGAAAGCTGGAGGGGTGGAGTATTCCCTATAATGTATGATGCTGTCCGTTTTTTCATTACATATATATTAGAGGTATTGATAATCTTTTGAAGAATGGTGGCAGTATTGTCATTATTGTCGACCTTAATTGGGTTATAGTTTTTCCAGCTTGCTTGGATCATATTTTTAAGGGTATCAGGTATCCGATCAGAAAAATCCAATAAAGTCGTACTTCCGTCATCAAGTTCAACGACCGGTATTGCAGAACAATCGATGGTCACCTGCCCTACCTGGGGAATGGGGATATAATATTTACCCGTTGTTATAATGGATCCGTTCATTCGACTGATTACGTGTCTTATAATAGCCAGACGGGTCTCCGGTAGCATGACCGGTTTTTCTTTGGATTCATCTTTAACTTTGGCTGGTGACTCAGCTTCTGGAACTTTAACTTCCTGTTTGGTGATAACAATACTTCTTCGAGGTAGTTCCAGATTCTGACCGGGATATATCTTGTTGTAGTTTTTGATGCCTGGGTTCAGCTGCTTGATTTCGTGTACTGTTTTTACAACCTCCGACAATTTTTTCGTTTGTAATTGACGAATGGCAATCCGGGTTATGGTATCGCCTTTTTTTATTGTATAAGCCGTTATCGGTAAATTGTCTTCCCTTTTGGCGCTTCCGGGTGGTTCGATATCGGGGAGAATCACCACATCGCCGGGTTCTACTTTATCTATATCTTTTATATGCGGGTTCAGTATTTTTATTATTGTAAATCGGCGTGATGTTATTCCGACTTGGGTTCGCAGGATATCAAAAAGCCACTCGCCTTTTTTAACTACGTATGTACGTGTTTTAGTTTTTGAAGTAGCTGCTTTTTGAAATGATAGATGGGCCGTATCTTCCTTTGCAAGGGCGACTTCAAAGGTGGTAGTAAGAAAGAACAAAGAAAGAATAAGACAAAAAACTGGTATACGGATATTGTCCATAATTATACCTCATCAATATACTGCATGATTTTAATGATATAGAAAGTAGTTTCAATATATGGTTTGATTATTGTGTGTATTATTAGCATAATTGAATTATTGTGCAAAGTAAAATCTCAATATCATTGGGCTGATACGTGTGATGATCTCGGTATTCACTACTGTTCGTATCCCGGAATTATTAATATCAGTGGTTGCAAGAACAACGATACATGATATAATAAAAAACTTTTTGTTTAACGGATTTTAATTGGGGATAGATTATGGCTGATGTGGAAAAAAATCAAGTTTTCATTAAAGAGTTTCAGGCAAGGTTTGATAAAAAATTGAAAGAAAATGAAATATCGCTATTGGAGTACTGGAAATCGCAGCTTGATAAAGTGCTGTCTATGAAACCGGAAGGTATTGCATCACTCCAGTTGCAAATAAAAAGAATCTCAGATATGATGGACAACAGGATGAAAACAATAAAAAAGGAATAAAATGGAAGATATAGCGAATTTTTTATTTGAAGTTGGTATGTTGAAAAAAACCCCCAGGACAGGTTTTCGGTTTTTAGGTTCTGGTTGTGAATCGGTAGCTGAACATATTCTCAGGACGATATTTATTGGATATACCTTAAGTAAGCTTGAAACTGGTATTGACGAATTAAAGTTA
This window encodes:
- a CDS encoding tRNA 4-thiouridine(8) synthase ThiI is translated as MKVKGIGLLSGGLDSILAVKLIMLQGIDVLGVTFQTPFFSAKKARIAAKKIEIPLLTVDITEEHLKMLKAPKYGYGKNMNPCIDCHTLMLNNAGRIMDYSGADFIFTGEVLGQRSMSQTKQSLHVVAKNSGYQEYILRPLSAQLLPETKPEIEGKVERQKLLAIRGKGRKQQIEMARRYGINDYPAPAGGCLLTDPMFSKRLRDLFTYNKDFRIRDIELLKYGRQFRINEFSKVVVGRNSFENEALQKLSEGEDVVIHMTQYPGPTALVPYGGDDTTLLYAASLCALYSDAPKDEEVVALCRTGNASKPIMIKAAQREDCERLMI
- a CDS encoding transposase, which translates into the protein MYRYLDCGDLHNGFSRVKCKDCGHEYLLAFSCKRRHFCPSCHQKRVVEFGEWLCCEVLKKVPHRHFVFSIPKILRRYFLYDRKLLADLSRCAWDALTVFLQEAVPEKKPVPGAVIAIQTFGDFLGFNPHCHILVTDGCFYGGKGMFRVAPPFDLKKLETIFRHKVFRMLLNKGKITEEMIRMISAWKHSGFHVFCGNRISPNDATAMENLARYIIRASFSQERMQYLDQEAKVVYTSKACPGHRFGDSKSNKVFDALEWLAAMCSHIPNKGEQMVRYYGYYSNVSRGKRQESTEDDDIPYIIESEEDVKAHRRKWAKLIQKIYEVDPLICPKCQGTMRIISSIEDGEIIKAILKHLGIWLVKSKPSPKAHGPPSVESVMDDHSQIPINDDHYYIDPEYPWDAYIPA
- a CDS encoding LysM domain-containing protein, yielding MDNIRIPVFCLILSLFFLTTTFEVALAKEDTAHLSFQKAATSKTKTRTYVVKKGEWLFDILRTQVGITSRRFTIIKILNPHIKDIDKVEPGDVVILPDIEPPGSAKREDNLPITAYTIKKGDTITRIAIRQLQTKKLSEVVKTVHEIKQLNPGIKNYNKIYPGQNLELPRRSIVITKQEVKVPEAESPAKVKDESKEKPVMLPETRLAIIRHVISRMNGSIITTGKYYIPIPQVGQVTIDCSAIPVVELDDGSTTLLDFSDRIPDTLKNMIQASWKNYNPIKVDNNDNTATILQKIINTSNIYVMKKRTASYIIGNTPPLQLSVDWMIIKKASGSIPYLQGLSFVADNSQLLPKPLTSYAEKNGMIITEIMDGYGIMSATDEKYTIPQVSVINSRTKMELINALIIELGFSTMKDTEVGIFDTARDGFNLSIRADVLVKKEDRQILFLSKKIPQQFIDSLKNRGTETISFDEGETQKAVIEKVLQAMNVPYIFNSFSFSIPEKTNTPKGIINFPAFKITRDKGHFYLIDFDIDRDIYGLLHEKWEVTIVKY